The genomic stretch CCTGCTTTCTAGGTCTCCACCCCGTTGCCTGGGTACTAACAACTATTTTCTTTGTGTGTTGCGCTTTTTGTTGTCAGTAAGCTGTATGTAAGGTACAAGGCGAAAAAAGAGCTTCTCAGTCATCCGTGTGCAACCATCTCTTGAAACTAGCTTTTAACCAttccttggcttctttgtcttgttcaaaTCCAATCCGGCTAAAAGAAAAgcgcgcaaaaaaaaaaatcctttgTTGACCTCCAATAGGTAATCTAGAAGCTTTGGTTTCCCCGTATAATGTTTAGCTCTCTGTCTCTCCCCAACCACCTCGATATTTTTCTTCTAGCTGAACAATCCCTGAGCGCCTTGCGCATACTCGCTATTGGCCCCCCCCTTCATCTGCAGCTCATCTTGATGGGATTGAACATTACAGTAGCTTCTATATAATAAAGCGGAGTTGAGGCGCATATCGCCCacgttttttctttcgcgCTTCTTacccttttttccccttcatccactttctctctttgagGCACGTCATTGGCAGTGATACAAAGGCACGACATATCGTGATCTCTTTGAAAGCTTGATTGCTAGCTGTAGCATCTTGAATTTACCACTGCCAGATTCTTTGCGCCTGAGGTTCCATATCGTCGCATCGTCGCCTGTCGCATCTTGCGACAGCCCCCCCCATCGCCCAAGATGCTTTTCGGACTCATCTTCATATGCACTCGCATCTCGCAGATTATCACTCTGGTAAGCTTGGATCCCCCTCCTCTCATGGCTTTTGCGCCTCGATACTGATTTCTCTTAGATACCCCCCCGTTGGCATGCTCAGCTGGTTCGTCAAGAAATTCAACGACGCAAACATCCTCACTCCCGACGACATCCTCgtgctcttcatcgtcacCGTCCTCGCGCTCGGCTGGGCCCTCCTCACGCTGCTCTACTACTCGCGATCCTCCCACAACGGCATGTTCATCTCCTTTGTCGACCTGTGCTTCCTCGGCGGCCTCATCGCCGGCATCGTCTACCTGCGCAAGATCCAGTACGCCGACTGCCAGGACCCGTCCGTCGACAGCATCTGGTACAACCACATCCACAACGTCGGCATCCCGGGCTACTCGTGGCCCGTCCGCAAGCCGTGCGCCATGCTCAAGGCCTCGTGGGCGTTTGCCATTATGAACACCGTCTTCTTTGCCGTCACGGCGCTGGCGGGCTGGAGCCACGGGGACAGCGTCGTTGTCGAGGAGCGCGTTGTGCGCCATCGCAGTTCGCATCATagccatcgtcgtcgtcgaagcCGTTCCAACTCGCAGAGCTACTACTCTTCGCGCCGAGGATACGTATAAatggaaaatggaaaaaaagggggaggggaattttggcttttttctttctttctcggATTTAGAGAGAATGTGGCAAACATGCGATTTACTTGGACGACGGCTGGACGATTAGATGACTGGCGGATTAAATGAATTTTATACTTCTTCTATGAGCGAGGGCTGGGCAAAAAATCAGTTTGGCGCAGCGCTGATGATTAATGACTTGGAAAGGGCGGCATGATTGCCTGAATaatactcttcttctgtaCGGGGTACATTTGATggacatctttttttctgcgcAAGCTCGCGTTGGCgatatatactatattccTTGTTCATGATTTGTATATACTGTGAGGGCTATCTAGGTAACGCCTATGATGATATCTAACAGCATTTCTATGCTATGAATGAATGGTTGATGCCTCAGATTCCTTGTTTGCTTTATTCCCGCAGTGTTCTTTCATGTAGTTGTCATCTTTGTGGTATCTTGACACCCAGCAGCCACATTAGTGCTTTTCCGACTCTTCGCCGACGTGGTAGCCCCTTGCAATTCCACTCCGTCCCTCCTCTATCACTGTGCTGGCTTCATTATCAAAATCACTGCCTAGTCCCTGCCACGTCCGCTGTGTTCTGAGATACTCCGCTCCAGGGCTGGCTACGCCGTTGATGCTTGCCAGTTCGCCCACCGTCCTCTTGATCACGGCGTCTGATGACCGCTGTTCGCTACTACCGTTAATCGTTTGTGCCTTAGTATTCGAGCTGCCGGCAGTGAGTCGCATTGGTCTACTGTGGCTGACGAGTTTTCCCGTTCTCAAGTCGAAGATTGGGGGTAGTGATTCCTCTCCATCCACGCCATCTACAACACTTTCTTCTGTTGTCTCGTCcgcttcattcttctcttcctttgtttcctcctccttctttgcGCTGCTATCCGGTGCCTCCAGTGTCAGCTTTTCAATGCCTCCCCACCATTCCCCGCCCCatattctctcttcttcgctcaTCAAAGCGACTTCCATCTCAAACGGTGTGATAACAGGTCGCCAGTAGCCCACGTCGTCTTCAATGAGGCCGCTTTCCCAGCATCCCACGACAACCCAACCCTCAATCTCAGCAAAgttggccagcttggcggGATTCAGCTTGCCTACGACAACGGTATAGCTCTTCTTTCCGGCAGCGGCGATTTTCTTTCGTAGTAGTTCGATTGATGAGAGGTAGTTGGACACGGATAGCGTGTTTACGAGAATGCCGACGACGCCTGCCGAGGCAAGAGTGAGCACGCGAGCAAAGCGACGGCGCAAAAGCCCTGCTGTTCGGAAGGTTGGGTTATCGAGGGTGGGAGAAGTCGGCGAAGGTACGGAGAGGACATGCAGAGAAGCGAATCGGGAttggagggcgaggagtAGAGACGCAGGCGGATCTGAAATGTGGAATAGTGAATGCGACTTTAGCAGCTCTTCGTCTATTGAGACGCCGGCTATTCTTCTGTTTGGTATTATTCCGGCAGGGTCTCTGACCACTTCTGTCGCTATTACGTTGCTGTACCCCAAGTCTCTGAGGGCCTTTGTTATCGATTCCACATGGTCCTGATATACCAGATCTGCCATGATTACGGCCTTTGTATCCTTATCGGCAAACTCTTTTGTGAACTGCGCAACCACCGCATCGTGGTCCAACTCATGCGATGTGTATACATATATGACAGGCAATCGACTCGTCGGGCTCAGGCACGTTCTTCCGTAGTGGACCACGACATCCGAATTCGCGTGCTCGGCCGCAATCTCGTCGACGCAGCAGGCGCTGTAGCTCGTGTCTGCCAAGATGCATATTCTCCAATCCGTGACTCCTTCTTGCGTGCCTGTGTCTGCGAGCTCCTGTTTCAGCACTTCGACCACTCTCGGTGCGTCCACTAGCATGTGATCCGGGAACTGAAGCGCCACTCTTTTCCATCCGCCTTGGAGGATCTCTGCCGCAGTGCGCGGAATCTCGTAGGTCGTTCTGAGCGCATCGGGAGAGAGCGTTGATTTGGTCTCGGTTTGCGCCGGGATTTCGAGGATGTGGTCGTCTGGAGTGGACAGCACGGGCGCTGAAGCGAGCTCACTCATGATTGCTTATTTATCTGTTTTATGCAAGCTAATAGCATCCAAGCCTAGCGATTCTGCCTTGACACAGAGCTCAAGACTTGTAGGACGAATAGCTGAAAAGAAATTTTAGAATCTCAGGTCATCACAAATAGCTGCTAGCACAAAAAGTTGGAGGGGCAATCGGCCCTGTGCAATGGTGGGGTAAGCGTGCCAAATTGGCCGTCAGTTAGCAGAAGGGCGGGTGTAAATTAGGCACTGCGATTTCTTACCTAGACTTTCGTATCAAAGACGCTTGTTAAACCATTCCCTCAATTCTATTCATGTGCAAGGCCAGGTATGTCAAACATTGAGCATGATTTACTAAGTAGCATGTCTGGACTCGCTATACTGTCTACTTGTCTTCTACCCCATGTCACAATAAGCAAAAGTTGAGATACATCTCATTTTTAGATGCTGAAGCAGTGTTGTGAGACTTGTTCCATCTAAATTAGTAACAGAAATGTCCTCTTATATGATCTAAATCTATATATAAAGCCCACAAACTCGGTAAAAAGACGC from Trichoderma atroviride chromosome 3, complete sequence encodes the following:
- a CDS encoding uncharacterized protein (EggNog:ENOG41~TransMembrane:3 (i20-42o48-69i113-131o)); protein product: MLSWFVKKFNDANILTPDDILVLFIVTVLALGWALLTLLYYSRSSHNGMFISFVDLCFLGGLIAGIVYLRKIQYADCQDPSVDSIWYNHIHNVGIPGYSWPVRKPCAMLKASWAFAIMNTVFFAVTALAGWSHGDSVVVEERVVRHRSSHHSHRRRRSRSNSQSYYSSRRGYV
- a CDS encoding uncharacterized protein (BUSCO:EOG092D1YB4~TransMembrane:1 (i276-298o)), yielding MSELASAPVLSTPDDHILEIPAQTETKSTLSPDALRTTYEIPRTAAEILQGGWKRVALQFPDHMLVDAPRVVEVLKQELADTGTQEGVTDWRICILADTSYSACCVDEIAAEHANSDVVVHYGRTCLSPTSRLPVIYVYTSHELDHDAVVAQFTKEFADKDTKAVIMADLVYQDHVESITKALRDLGYSNVIATEVVRDPAGIIPNRRIAGVSIDEELLKSHSLFHISDPPASLLLALQSRFASLHVLSVPSPTSPTLDNPTFRTAGLLRRRFARVLTLASAGVVGILVNTLSVSNYLSSIELLRKKIAAAGKKSYTVVVGKLNPAKLANFAEIEGWVVVGCWESGLIEDDVGYWRPVITPFEMEVALMSEEERIWGGEWWGGIEKLTLEAPDSSAKKEEETKEEKNEADETTEESVVDGVDGEESLPPIFDLRTGKLVSHSRPMRLTAGSSNTKAQTINGSSEQRSSDAVIKRTVGELASINGVASPGAEYLRTQRTWQGLGSDFDNEASTVIEEGRSGIARGYHVGEESEKH